In Microbacterium esteraromaticum, the following proteins share a genomic window:
- a CDS encoding acyltransferase, producing the protein MTENSRVRIVDSADVSADATIGDGSSIWHLAQVREGVQMGQNCIVGRGAYIGTGVEMGDNCKVQNYALVYEPAKLADGVFIGPAVVLTNDTYPRAINADGSLKSAHDWEPVGVTIEKGAAIGARSTCVAPVTIGAWATVAAGAVVVKDVPAYALVAGVPARRIGWVGESGVPLVAGDDAGTWVCPATGDRFIEINGTLTKEAA; encoded by the coding sequence GTGACTGAGAATTCCCGTGTGCGGATCGTGGACTCCGCCGACGTCTCCGCCGACGCCACGATCGGCGACGGCTCCTCCATCTGGCACCTCGCACAGGTCCGCGAGGGAGTGCAGATGGGACAGAACTGCATCGTGGGACGCGGCGCGTACATCGGCACCGGCGTCGAGATGGGCGACAACTGCAAGGTGCAGAACTATGCGCTCGTCTACGAGCCGGCCAAGCTCGCCGACGGAGTGTTCATCGGGCCCGCCGTCGTGCTCACCAACGACACCTACCCACGGGCCATCAACGCCGACGGCAGCCTGAAGAGCGCGCACGACTGGGAGCCGGTCGGCGTGACGATCGAGAAGGGCGCCGCGATCGGCGCACGCTCGACCTGCGTGGCACCCGTGACCATCGGCGCCTGGGCGACAGTCGCCGCGGGCGCCGTGGTCGTCAAGGACGTTCCCGCCTACGCCCTGGTCGCCGGCGTGCCGGCGCGCCGGATCGGATGGGTGGGGGAGTCGGGCGTCCCGCTCGTCGCGGGCGACGACGCAGGCACCTGGGTCTGCCCGGCCACGGGTGACCGCTTCATCGAGATCAACGGAACACTGACCAAGGAGGCCGCGTGA
- a CDS encoding aminotransferase class I/II-fold pyridoxal phosphate-dependent enzyme produces MSEFIPPAKPIIGDEERDAVDRVMRSGMVAQGPEVAAFEAEFSAHFVPGRPSVAVNSGTAGLHLGLLAAGVGAGDEVIVPSFTFAATGNSVALTGGTPVFVDIEPETFTLDPEAVEAAITPRTKGILPVHLYGHPARMRELEKLAADRGVALYEDAAQAHGASLDGRPVGSFGEFAMFSLYPTKNMTSGEGGMVTTATDDIARRVKLLRNQGMERQYENEVIGFNARMTDIHAAIGRVQLTKVDAWTRTRQQNAAFLDTNLQGVVVPPVADGAVHVYHQYTVRVSEDRDGFVAALKAEHNVGAGVYYPIPNHRLPSLAPYAPGLDLPVTEQAAREVVSLPVHPSLSQADLERIVTAVNTVAKAGA; encoded by the coding sequence GTGAGCGAGTTCATTCCCCCGGCGAAGCCGATCATCGGCGACGAGGAGCGCGACGCCGTCGATCGCGTCATGCGCAGCGGCATGGTCGCACAGGGACCGGAGGTCGCGGCATTCGAGGCGGAGTTCTCCGCCCATTTCGTGCCGGGGCGCCCCTCGGTCGCGGTGAACTCCGGCACCGCCGGCCTTCATCTCGGTCTGCTGGCGGCCGGTGTCGGTGCGGGGGATGAGGTCATCGTCCCGTCGTTCACCTTCGCGGCGACGGGCAACTCGGTCGCGCTGACCGGCGGCACGCCGGTGTTCGTCGATATCGAGCCCGAGACGTTCACTCTCGACCCCGAGGCGGTTGAGGCGGCGATCACTCCTCGGACGAAGGGCATCCTGCCCGTCCACCTGTACGGTCACCCGGCGCGCATGCGCGAGCTCGAGAAGCTGGCTGCCGACCGTGGAGTCGCGCTGTACGAGGACGCCGCACAGGCGCACGGCGCCTCGCTCGACGGCCGTCCCGTCGGATCGTTCGGCGAGTTCGCGATGTTCAGCCTCTACCCGACCAAGAACATGACCAGCGGCGAGGGCGGAATGGTCACGACCGCGACCGACGACATCGCGCGCCGGGTGAAGCTGCTGCGCAACCAGGGCATGGAGCGTCAGTACGAGAACGAGGTGATCGGGTTCAACGCCCGCATGACCGACATCCACGCCGCGATCGGCCGCGTGCAGCTGACGAAGGTGGATGCCTGGACCAGGACGCGTCAGCAGAACGCCGCCTTCCTCGACACCAATCTGCAGGGCGTCGTTGTCCCGCCGGTCGCCGACGGAGCCGTGCACGTGTACCACCAGTACACCGTGCGCGTCTCCGAGGACCGGGATGGCTTCGTCGCGGCGCTGAAGGCCGAGCACAACGTCGGCGCGGGTGTCTACTACCCGATCCCGAACCACCGTCTGCCCTCACTGGCGCCGTACGCCCCGGGTCTCGATCTGCCCGTGACCGAGCAGGCGGCCAGGGAGGTCGTGTCGCTCCCTGTCCACCCGTCGCTGTCGCAGGCGGACCTCGAGCGCATCGTCACCGCGGTCAACACCGTCGCGAAGGCAGGCGCCTGA